The following proteins are encoded in a genomic region of Rhodopirellula islandica:
- a CDS encoding acyl-CoA desaturase, with the protein MSTSEAPAPPESAKRDTLVCDESNDFGSGAVPTEAMAIDETGRDPQRIPRPEETEPLRIMWRYVIVLSLVHLVALAAFVPMWFSYLFTWSGLVAGIAGHFLFGMLGITIGYHRLLTHRGFKCPKWMEHTLAILGMCNLQDSPARWVAIHRMHHQHSDHQPDPHSPLVNFLWGHMGWVVCRHKNLDKTSHYERYVRDLLRDRFYLKLERKDGWFFVFLIHAIMISLVGGLVGYLVSGGSWAESYRYLLSWTVWGVAMRTVFVLHGTWSVNSLGHVFGYRNYETRDHSTNNWLVALISHGEGWHNNHHATPRSARHGHKWYEFDMSWGVIRMWEMMGLISDVQRPTKARVAGK; encoded by the coding sequence ATGTCGACTTCCGAAGCCCCCGCACCACCTGAATCCGCCAAACGGGACACTCTGGTCTGCGACGAATCCAATGATTTCGGTTCCGGAGCCGTCCCCACCGAAGCCATGGCGATCGACGAAACCGGTCGCGACCCCCAGCGGATCCCTCGCCCCGAAGAAACCGAGCCCCTGCGGATCATGTGGCGATACGTGATCGTGTTGTCGCTGGTCCACCTGGTCGCCCTGGCCGCGTTCGTGCCGATGTGGTTTTCGTACCTGTTCACGTGGTCGGGTCTCGTCGCCGGGATCGCTGGCCACTTCTTGTTTGGAATGCTGGGAATCACGATTGGCTATCACCGCTTGCTGACCCATCGAGGCTTCAAGTGTCCGAAGTGGATGGAACACACGCTGGCGATTCTTGGGATGTGCAATCTCCAAGACAGCCCAGCTCGCTGGGTTGCCATTCACCGCATGCACCATCAACACAGTGACCACCAACCCGACCCGCACTCGCCGCTGGTCAACTTCCTTTGGGGACACATGGGCTGGGTCGTTTGCCGACACAAAAACCTCGACAAAACCAGCCACTACGAACGGTACGTTCGCGATCTACTCCGAGACCGTTTCTACTTGAAATTGGAACGCAAAGACGGGTGGTTCTTCGTCTTTCTGATTCACGCGATCATGATTTCGCTGGTCGGCGGCCTGGTTGGCTACTTGGTCAGCGGTGGCAGCTGGGCAGAATCTTATCGCTACCTGCTTTCTTGGACGGTTTGGGGAGTGGCGATGCGAACCGTGTTCGTGCTGCACGGAACATGGTCGGTCAATTCACTCGGTCACGTGTTTGGCTATCGCAACTACGAGACTCGCGATCACAGCACCAACAACTGGTTGGTGGCCTTGATCAGCCACGGCGAAGGCTGGCACAACAACCACCACGCCACCCCACGATCAGCCCGCCACGGTCACAAGTGGTACGAGTTTGATATGTCCTGGGGTGTCATCCGGATGTGGGAAATGATGGGCCTGATCTCCGACGTCCAGCGTCCCACCAAAGCCAGAGTCGCTGGGAAATAG
- a CDS encoding TIGR00282 family metallophosphoesterase: MRFLFLGDVVGKPGYSGVLARTGELRKQHRLDAVVINAENAADGAGLMPRQYRRLLEAGVDAMTMGDHLYRRKEIIPILQSSQRIVRPANYPESSSGKSWTVVQTPAGKLGVISLLGRVFMRPVDCPFAAVDAALAEMAAENPRCILVDVHAEATSDKQVLGRYLDGRVTAVLGTHTHVPTADSCVLPGGTAFQCDVGMSGPYDSIIGRDIKRVTNTTISFEPCHFHVATRDVRLCGAIIEADADGKAISIERLEDRLES, encoded by the coding sequence GTGCGTTTTTTGTTTCTCGGCGATGTCGTCGGCAAACCCGGCTACTCCGGCGTGCTCGCGCGGACCGGGGAACTCCGCAAGCAACACCGCCTGGATGCGGTGGTCATCAACGCGGAGAACGCGGCCGATGGCGCGGGGCTGATGCCTCGTCAGTATCGCCGCCTGCTGGAAGCCGGCGTGGACGCGATGACGATGGGCGATCACTTGTATCGCCGCAAAGAAATCATCCCGATCCTGCAATCCAGCCAACGGATCGTACGACCAGCCAACTACCCCGAAAGTTCATCGGGAAAGTCCTGGACGGTCGTGCAAACCCCCGCCGGAAAATTGGGAGTGATCTCGTTGCTCGGACGCGTCTTCATGCGTCCAGTCGACTGCCCATTTGCTGCGGTCGATGCCGCACTCGCGGAAATGGCCGCTGAAAACCCGCGGTGCATCTTGGTGGATGTGCACGCTGAAGCGACCAGTGACAAACAGGTCTTGGGACGTTACCTCGATGGCCGCGTGACCGCCGTCCTGGGGACCCACACGCACGTCCCCACCGCCGACAGTTGCGTGCTGCCCGGCGGAACCGCATTTCAATGCGACGTGGGAATGAGCGGCCCCTACGACAGCATCATCGGTCGCGACATCAAACGTGTGACCAACACGACGATCAGCTTCGAACCGTGCCACTTTCACGTCGCCACGCGAGACGTGCGGCTGTGCGGCGCGATCATCGAAGCCGACGCCGACGGCAAAGCGATCTCGATTGAGCGTTTAGAAGATCGCTTGGAGTCGTGA
- a CDS encoding DUF4332 domain-containing protein, translated as MLLDRIEIDNHGPLNRVELGPLSHHLNVVLGPIGSGKTAISRFLRDSLVSRNYPTGMLSGSTGRVVWVDNNGWVHCRREADGTSQGRRTVEFEPRSETTTAWEGYHDGWFGDSSEASPSKSNTTLAARALRSVQMPESIVDGVMVDTTVTSVSRVVAACIQSGLDREGLATLPYETETARYTHSHPAYSNSVHSGESAHSFTESDDRRRRALRSELADIEAQLATLPSQDFESSDWYDNSLEHDAQWTEATQRAEQIQRELADIDRQRVEALRLRESLTARRNAIHAQRSRVTRYDSIHAERRRQHTQRLHELHSQADSLRARAAGLKRWIADLDAKAYSAPRSDYANQPFRYGTDPLAYDPVHRDHHTGSGYVTSDLRYAAKLSATELRDQLRHADTEIIQLRRTLAEIRGLRDSIATARQHTPSVDIDGIRGRRYDHFIHAIDRHSVDHAWDDFYRDAYRPLHQIDDIDLRINSATQQIDWLLGRIERESTDLGTGSVDPLTFEPLRGAWNRQSSLAATLRQIRSELRRSPYVVADHVDNVTRQLADTLDQLLIDRARIVEELAASRSELHDFATLTGHHPDWVAERNARLSELNQTETQLRSVLDETARVRRSLRSLPIVDVDYPIGMPESAFDVNSVEERLHRIDRELQILATRQHELELIPRDVPVRPAPRPVIHNTRRTELLRRRDELITELNRYRPATRAESSLVELASRWLVRLSGGRHRRVTWTTSAVNVDPHTLGHSHAEQRFTNTRAMAAGRQVHVRIDDQDEASLPGVTRAIAAMAVRMAAGELMDRTGRAVPLVLETHREMFAAVDSRTDMHGLNDAFRPWTAEGVTGDAIASALSDYASSGRQIVLLTSHEPLASSLSRSGARTFRLHSSRVVHAHQPVWRNGRRHDRYVGPHGLDSQTELGTGDRSRWAHGASADVNHEFEAAYRETAGLDEDQWVSGPAPIRGTRPSHEQPSVYPAASVHTTVHGHSHNGSSHNGFVPSHPASATDHAPSGTEYRDGYYYADQTSSTIPMNGNATNAHGVLANGHAAETEVNETPFFLTVDSPIDSAPSIDGVAAARLRRIGISHITHLMSQDSNRLADTLGLAGVDARTIRRWQSECRLMCRVPQLRGFDARVLVGCGVTDPAQLAAIHPSDLLDQVKTFLATERGQRILLSGTSYELSRITSWIASANQSAQARTRTRTVDGRTLNSGSRRAHSLNGRSAGGRHAIDRDLDLRDDDAFDQERYEVESARRSRQLANEMQSLRESKRRESERTRSRTTSSRDSESGRSGRTRTSVTRKSSGRTRTNSANGNGSGHGSANGSGSGSGSGSGSGYGSGSGNGNGNGSANRTQGVVSMREHESSRGQRSSRSERESRGERQPRAERESRGERTERAERSERSSSSNETELRFYLERASDVVDAPSIGPRMAERLNEIGIYTVDDLLKSAPEKVAEQLNHRRVDAETVLTWQQQTTLVCRVPMMRGHDAQFLVAAGVTSAEELADQNPVTLFGEVDAISHSREGKRIARGGKLPDLEEVTEWVTYASQHRSLQAA; from the coding sequence ATGTTGTTGGATCGAATCGAAATCGACAATCATGGCCCATTGAACCGGGTCGAACTTGGACCACTATCTCACCACTTGAACGTGGTGCTCGGCCCCATCGGATCGGGGAAGACCGCGATCAGCCGTTTCCTTCGCGACTCTTTGGTTTCCCGAAACTATCCCACTGGGATGCTCAGTGGATCGACCGGACGAGTTGTCTGGGTCGACAACAACGGCTGGGTGCACTGTCGCCGCGAAGCGGATGGCACTTCACAGGGCCGTCGCACTGTGGAATTCGAACCACGCAGCGAAACCACCACCGCGTGGGAAGGCTATCACGACGGCTGGTTCGGCGATTCCAGCGAAGCCTCCCCCTCCAAATCCAACACAACCCTGGCAGCCCGCGCTCTACGCAGCGTGCAAATGCCCGAGTCCATCGTTGACGGCGTGATGGTCGACACGACCGTGACCAGCGTTTCTCGTGTGGTCGCCGCTTGCATTCAATCAGGATTGGACCGGGAAGGCCTCGCAACGCTGCCCTACGAAACAGAAACGGCTCGTTACACCCACAGCCACCCCGCCTACAGCAACTCCGTTCACTCCGGTGAGTCAGCTCACTCCTTCACGGAAAGCGATGACCGTCGCCGGCGTGCGTTGCGTTCGGAACTCGCTGACATCGAAGCCCAGTTGGCGACTCTGCCAAGCCAAGATTTCGAATCGTCGGACTGGTACGACAACTCGCTGGAACACGACGCTCAGTGGACCGAAGCCACACAACGCGCCGAGCAAATCCAACGTGAACTGGCTGACATCGATCGGCAACGCGTCGAAGCCTTGCGTCTGCGTGAATCGCTGACCGCTCGCCGCAATGCGATCCACGCCCAGCGTTCACGTGTGACCCGGTACGACAGCATTCACGCCGAACGCCGGCGTCAACACACCCAACGCTTGCACGAACTGCACTCGCAAGCCGACTCTTTGCGTGCCCGTGCGGCTGGTCTGAAACGCTGGATCGCCGACTTGGACGCGAAAGCTTATTCGGCGCCTCGTTCCGATTACGCGAATCAGCCCTTCCGGTATGGCACCGATCCACTGGCGTACGATCCCGTTCACCGTGATCACCACACCGGCAGTGGCTACGTGACCTCTGACCTGCGTTACGCCGCGAAGCTGTCAGCCACAGAACTGCGCGACCAACTGCGTCACGCGGACACGGAAATCATTCAACTGCGTCGCACGTTGGCCGAAATTCGCGGGCTCCGAGATTCGATCGCCACTGCTCGTCAACACACTCCGTCCGTCGACATCGACGGAATTCGGGGTCGCCGATACGACCACTTCATCCACGCCATTGACCGCCACTCGGTTGATCACGCTTGGGATGATTTCTATCGCGACGCGTATCGCCCTCTGCACCAGATCGACGACATTGATTTGCGAATCAATTCCGCCACTCAGCAAATCGATTGGTTGCTGGGTCGCATCGAACGCGAATCGACGGATCTCGGAACCGGCTCGGTCGACCCGCTCACCTTTGAACCACTGCGTGGTGCTTGGAACCGTCAAAGCTCATTGGCTGCGACGCTGCGTCAGATTCGTTCGGAACTTCGCCGCTCGCCCTACGTGGTCGCCGATCACGTCGACAACGTCACGCGTCAACTCGCAGACACCCTGGATCAATTGCTGATCGACCGTGCTCGGATTGTTGAAGAGTTGGCCGCATCGCGAAGCGAACTGCACGACTTCGCCACCCTCACCGGACATCACCCAGACTGGGTCGCTGAACGGAACGCTCGCTTGAGCGAACTGAACCAAACGGAAACTCAACTGCGAAGTGTGCTGGACGAAACAGCCCGCGTTCGCCGTAGCCTTCGCTCGCTGCCGATCGTTGATGTCGACTACCCCATCGGAATGCCAGAATCGGCATTCGATGTAAATTCGGTCGAAGAACGCCTGCACCGAATCGATCGCGAACTGCAAATCCTGGCCACTCGCCAGCACGAACTGGAATTGATTCCCCGAGACGTTCCTGTTCGCCCTGCACCTCGTCCAGTGATTCACAACACGCGGCGCACTGAATTGCTTCGTCGACGTGATGAACTGATCACGGAACTGAACCGCTATCGCCCGGCAACGCGAGCCGAATCGTCGCTGGTGGAATTGGCCAGCCGCTGGTTGGTTCGATTGTCCGGTGGACGCCATCGCCGCGTGACCTGGACCACCTCAGCCGTCAACGTTGACCCACACACGCTGGGCCACAGCCACGCCGAACAGCGATTCACCAACACCCGAGCGATGGCAGCGGGACGACAAGTCCACGTCCGAATCGACGACCAGGACGAAGCGAGCCTGCCCGGCGTCACCCGTGCAATTGCCGCGATGGCCGTTCGCATGGCCGCCGGTGAATTGATGGATCGCACCGGACGTGCGGTGCCGTTGGTCTTGGAAACGCATCGCGAAATGTTTGCGGCCGTGGACAGTCGGACCGACATGCATGGGCTCAACGATGCTTTCCGCCCTTGGACCGCCGAAGGTGTGACTGGCGACGCGATTGCATCCGCGTTGTCCGACTACGCATCGTCGGGTCGACAAATCGTGTTGCTGACCAGCCACGAACCACTCGCATCGTCGCTCTCACGCAGCGGCGCGAGAACTTTCCGCTTGCACTCCTCGCGGGTCGTTCACGCTCACCAGCCGGTTTGGCGAAACGGTCGTCGCCACGATCGCTACGTCGGGCCTCACGGACTGGACAGCCAAACGGAACTTGGCACCGGCGACCGCTCGCGTTGGGCCCATGGTGCCTCCGCTGACGTGAACCATGAGTTCGAAGCCGCGTACCGCGAAACGGCTGGACTGGACGAAGACCAATGGGTCAGCGGTCCGGCCCCCATCCGCGGAACACGACCTTCCCACGAGCAACCTTCCGTCTATCCGGCGGCTTCGGTGCACACCACCGTCCACGGCCACTCCCACAACGGAAGTTCGCACAACGGCTTCGTCCCCAGCCACCCTGCGTCGGCGACCGACCACGCTCCTTCGGGAACCGAGTATCGCGATGGGTACTACTACGCCGACCAAACGTCGTCGACGATTCCAATGAACGGAAACGCGACCAACGCACATGGTGTTCTGGCAAATGGGCATGCTGCCGAAACCGAAGTCAACGAGACACCGTTCTTCTTGACCGTCGACAGCCCCATCGATTCGGCACCGTCGATTGATGGAGTCGCGGCCGCTCGCTTACGCCGGATCGGCATCTCGCACATCACTCACTTGATGAGCCAAGACAGCAACCGATTGGCCGACACACTCGGACTGGCCGGTGTCGACGCTCGTACCATTCGTCGTTGGCAATCTGAATGCCGACTGATGTGCCGTGTGCCTCAATTGCGAGGCTTTGACGCTCGCGTGTTGGTCGGTTGCGGAGTCACGGATCCTGCACAATTGGCAGCGATTCACCCCAGCGATTTGCTGGACCAGGTCAAAACGTTCCTGGCCACTGAACGCGGTCAACGCATCTTGCTCAGCGGAACCAGCTACGAACTTTCCCGGATCACCAGCTGGATCGCGTCGGCCAACCAATCCGCCCAAGCACGCACTCGAACTCGAACCGTTGATGGCCGCACATTGAACTCCGGTTCGCGACGAGCACACTCGCTCAACGGCCGTTCGGCTGGCGGACGCCATGCGATCGATCGCGACCTGGACCTTCGTGACGATGACGCATTCGACCAAGAACGCTACGAAGTCGAATCAGCCCGTCGCAGTCGTCAGTTGGCAAACGAGATGCAATCGCTGCGTGAAAGCAAGCGACGCGAAAGCGAACGCACCCGATCACGAACAACGTCCAGCCGCGACAGTGAAAGCGGTCGCTCAGGACGCACTCGCACCTCGGTCACCCGCAAGTCGAGCGGCCGCACACGCACCAATTCAGCGAATGGAAACGGTTCAGGCCACGGTTCCGCAAACGGCTCTGGTTCTGGATCCGGTTCTGGATCTGGCAGCGGCTATGGAAGTGGATCCGGCAACGGAAACGGCAACGGTTCCGCGAATCGGACCCAAGGCGTGGTCTCGATGCGTGAGCATGAATCCAGCCGCGGCCAACGCAGCTCCCGCAGCGAACGTGAATCGCGTGGCGAACGTCAGCCTCGAGCAGAACGTGAATCTCGCGGGGAACGCACCGAGCGAGCCGAACGGTCTGAACGCTCGAGCTCCAGCAATGAAACCGAATTGCGTTTTTACCTGGAACGAGCCAGCGACGTCGTCGACGCACCGTCGATCGGACCTCGGATGGCCGAGCGACTCAACGAAATCGGAATCTACACCGTCGATGACCTGCTGAAATCGGCCCCTGAGAAGGTCGCAGAGCAGCTGAACCACCGCCGGGTCGACGCCGAAACCGTGCTCACATGGCAACAACAAACCACCCTCGTTTGTCGTGTGCCAATGATGCGAGGCCATGACGCCCAGTTCCTGGTCGCCGCCGGAGTCACCTCCGCGGAAGAGTTGGCGGACCAAAACCCAGTGACGCTGTTTGGCGAAGTCGACGCGATCTCCCATTCTCGAGAAGGCAAGCGAATCGCTCGCGGCGGCAAACTGCCTGATCTCGAAGAAGTCACCGAATGGGTGACTTACGCAAGCCAGCACCGATCGTTGCAAGCCGCTTAA
- a CDS encoding preprotein translocase subunit SecA, whose product MSESPARETTNPDDSDELNSLDPLAPNEPLEESEVTDAATTAQAVVRRSSDPSANKKKWTKASNWRPRMVRWQRQLVRVNALESTLQAEDDVTLRKRSLALRYRAMAGEKLGELLPEAYALCREAGRRSLSMRHYDVQILGGIALFEGHVTEMQTGEGKTLTATLPLYLHSLVGKGAHLATVNDYLARRDAEWMMPLFEMLGVSVGIIQTEDDQGSRRKSYGAAITYGTAKEFGFDFLRDRLLLRAQNRMQTEMLGSGDGGFSNSGDQIVMRGMHFCLVDEADSILIDEARTPLIIGSIEDTVRDQIIETYLWAAEHAPSFDLDDHFEIDDETKRYELTARGRSKVRALPKSDLVRTMGLVDMYEYIERSIKTHREFLLDRQYVIRPSEKDPNVDEIVIVDEFTGRLAEGRKWRDGIHQSIEAKEGVEISVPTGQAARITVQDLFLRYPHLAGMTGTAATSASELRKIYRTPVVRVPTNRPPQRVQLPSRVFGTLQAKFEAIAKEVAEVHATGRPVLIGTRSIDKSVLLSKLLDELSIEHEVLNANNVEREADIVAEAGGNGKVTVATNMAGRGTDIKLSNDVEQIGGMHVICTELHDAARIDRQLIGRCGRQGDRGSYRQYLSLDDDILKGGYGAIKSEKLKKRGEATSGSVDRLAAMFHRAQRKVERRHFRDRMVLMHHEKERKKMQREIGQDPYLDTPD is encoded by the coding sequence ATGTCCGAATCTCCCGCTCGCGAAACGACCAACCCAGACGATTCTGACGAATTGAATTCGCTCGATCCCCTCGCTCCCAATGAGCCGTTGGAGGAATCGGAAGTGACGGATGCTGCCACCACGGCTCAGGCGGTGGTGCGCCGTTCCAGCGATCCCTCGGCGAATAAAAAGAAGTGGACCAAGGCGTCCAATTGGCGACCACGAATGGTTCGTTGGCAGCGGCAATTGGTTCGGGTCAACGCACTTGAAAGCACACTGCAGGCGGAAGACGACGTGACGTTGCGAAAGCGAAGTTTGGCGCTTCGTTACCGCGCGATGGCCGGTGAGAAACTTGGCGAACTGCTTCCCGAAGCCTACGCCCTGTGCCGCGAGGCCGGGCGGCGAAGTCTCTCGATGCGTCACTACGACGTTCAGATCCTGGGGGGCATCGCCTTGTTCGAAGGCCATGTCACCGAGATGCAAACCGGGGAAGGAAAAACGCTGACCGCGACGCTGCCGCTGTACTTGCACAGCCTGGTTGGCAAAGGGGCTCACCTGGCCACGGTCAATGACTACCTGGCCCGACGGGACGCCGAGTGGATGATGCCACTGTTTGAGATGCTGGGCGTGTCTGTGGGCATCATTCAAACGGAAGACGACCAGGGAAGTCGCCGGAAGAGTTACGGCGCCGCCATCACGTACGGAACCGCCAAGGAATTTGGTTTCGACTTCCTACGTGATCGTCTGTTGTTGCGTGCTCAAAACCGAATGCAGACGGAAATGCTCGGCAGCGGCGACGGTGGGTTCAGCAATTCCGGTGACCAAATCGTGATGCGTGGCATGCACTTCTGCTTGGTCGATGAGGCGGACAGCATTCTCATTGACGAGGCCCGGACGCCGCTGATCATCGGCAGCATCGAAGACACCGTCCGCGACCAAATCATTGAGACCTACCTGTGGGCCGCGGAGCACGCGCCAAGTTTTGATTTGGATGATCACTTTGAGATCGACGACGAAACCAAACGCTACGAGTTGACCGCGCGTGGTCGCAGCAAAGTTCGAGCCCTACCGAAGAGCGATCTGGTTCGCACGATGGGCTTGGTTGACATGTACGAGTACATCGAACGATCGATTAAAACGCACCGTGAGTTCTTGCTGGATCGCCAGTACGTGATTCGTCCTAGCGAGAAGGACCCGAACGTGGACGAGATTGTGATCGTCGATGAGTTCACGGGCCGTTTGGCAGAAGGACGCAAGTGGCGGGACGGCATCCATCAATCGATCGAAGCCAAAGAAGGTGTTGAGATCAGCGTGCCAACCGGGCAAGCCGCTCGGATCACGGTACAGGACTTGTTCCTGCGTTACCCACACTTGGCGGGGATGACAGGAACGGCGGCAACCAGTGCCAGCGAGCTTCGCAAAATTTATCGCACGCCCGTTGTCCGTGTGCCCACCAACCGGCCCCCACAACGGGTCCAATTGCCGTCTCGGGTTTTCGGGACATTGCAGGCGAAGTTTGAAGCGATTGCAAAAGAGGTGGCAGAGGTCCATGCAACGGGACGGCCCGTTTTGATCGGAACGCGTTCGATTGATAAAAGTGTGCTGTTGTCGAAGTTGCTGGATGAGCTGAGCATTGAGCACGAAGTGCTGAACGCCAACAATGTCGAACGGGAAGCGGACATCGTCGCGGAAGCAGGCGGGAACGGCAAAGTGACCGTGGCGACCAACATGGCCGGTCGCGGTACCGACATCAAGCTTTCCAATGATGTCGAACAGATCGGCGGGATGCATGTGATCTGCACCGAGCTTCACGACGCGGCTCGGATTGACCGCCAGTTGATTGGGCGTTGTGGACGACAAGGTGACCGTGGATCGTATCGCCAGTATTTGTCGTTGGACGATGACATCTTGAAAGGCGGCTACGGGGCGATCAAATCCGAGAAGCTCAAGAAACGCGGCGAAGCGACCAGCGGCAGTGTCGATCGTTTGGCCGCGATGTTCCACCGGGCCCAACGCAAAGTGGAACGCCGGCATTTTCGCGATCGGATGGTGTTGATGCACCACGAGAAAGAACGCAAGAAAATGCAGCGTGAGATCGGCCAAGATCCGTACCTGGATACTCCGGACTGA
- a CDS encoding small basic protein — protein sequence MTMDRSLKVQAGAIKSRNVLTRAERVERMKDLDKFNEESSIIGMPKTRVLKVSLKKKKKVKKADEADDKKKK from the coding sequence ATGACCATGGATCGCAGCCTCAAGGTGCAAGCCGGGGCCATTAAGAGTCGCAACGTCCTGACGCGTGCTGAACGTGTTGAGCGTATGAAGGATCTCGACAAGTTCAACGAAGAATCGAGCATCATCGGCATGCCGAAGACACGTGTTCTGAAAGTCTCGTTGAAGAAAAAGAAGAAGGTCAAAAAGGCCGACGAAGCCGACGACAAGAAGAAAAAGTAG
- a CDS encoding 30S ribosomal protein S1: protein MSSGEPSTDATAENPSSDAPTPEASAPGTPASQESAPAELPPAESAAQPPTEQAPPSPSKPSGPKKSKAPLPRIGGGPLAARGLGVAKPVSPAAVSTEQLEGGKVKHKGKRGGKPGEGKSGGKDAPLPRLAGGKNREKGDKPYVPQHKKTAVPNVRDELSDDLQAELEATLAEADLDTILGGNAGLPDRREPLSEGARVHAQVIKTHQDNVFVSLGGPDEGTVAFEQFTEEEPVPGQSIEVIVRGINSEDGLYSCSLPGKATEVSDWDDIDEGSVVEATITGHNNGGLECKVGSVRGFMPISQISEYRVEDCSEFVDQKMVCLVTEANARRGNLVLSRRAILEREREVKRQEQLEKIEPGDILEGVVRSVRDFGAFVDVGGLDGLIHVSKLSWERIKHPSEVIEEGQNVKVRVDKIDKQSGKMSLTYRDLLENPWDTAESMFAVGSVHKGEVTRTAEFGAFVRLTAGVEGLCHISELATHRVSRVSSVVNVGDEVDVKIMSFDRDSQKVGLSIKAATAKPAVEGAVQEDEVMEPPRELAVKASHSGPLKGGNDRPSGGERFGLRW from the coding sequence ATGAGCAGCGGCGAACCATCCACCGACGCAACGGCCGAGAACCCATCCTCGGACGCCCCGACCCCGGAAGCCTCCGCACCAGGGACGCCCGCCTCGCAAGAGTCGGCTCCTGCTGAGTTGCCTCCTGCTGAGTCGGCGGCGCAACCTCCAACGGAACAGGCTCCACCGAGCCCTTCCAAACCGAGCGGCCCCAAGAAATCCAAGGCCCCGCTGCCCCGAATCGGCGGCGGCCCCTTGGCGGCACGCGGATTGGGCGTTGCCAAACCCGTTTCTCCCGCTGCGGTTTCGACCGAACAGCTGGAAGGCGGCAAGGTCAAACACAAAGGGAAACGAGGCGGCAAACCTGGCGAAGGCAAATCGGGCGGCAAAGATGCCCCGTTGCCACGCTTGGCCGGCGGAAAGAATCGCGAGAAGGGCGACAAGCCCTACGTTCCGCAACACAAGAAAACCGCGGTCCCCAACGTTCGTGATGAACTCAGCGACGACCTGCAAGCCGAACTGGAGGCCACCCTGGCGGAAGCCGACCTGGACACCATTCTCGGCGGCAACGCAGGGTTGCCAGATCGACGTGAACCGCTCTCGGAAGGCGCTCGCGTTCACGCTCAAGTGATCAAGACCCACCAAGACAACGTGTTCGTCAGTCTCGGCGGTCCCGATGAGGGCACCGTCGCTTTCGAGCAATTCACCGAAGAAGAACCGGTCCCCGGTCAATCGATCGAAGTCATCGTTCGCGGCATCAACTCCGAGGACGGCCTGTACTCGTGCAGCCTGCCTGGCAAAGCGACTGAGGTCTCTGACTGGGACGACATTGACGAAGGCAGCGTGGTCGAAGCCACCATCACCGGCCACAACAACGGCGGCTTGGAATGCAAAGTCGGCAGCGTTCGCGGATTCATGCCGATCAGCCAGATCTCGGAATACCGTGTCGAAGACTGCAGTGAGTTCGTCGACCAGAAAATGGTTTGCTTGGTCACCGAAGCCAACGCTCGCCGTGGCAACCTGGTCCTCTCACGACGTGCGATTCTGGAACGAGAACGCGAAGTCAAACGTCAAGAACAACTCGAAAAGATCGAACCCGGTGACATCCTCGAAGGTGTCGTTCGCAGCGTTCGCGACTTTGGTGCGTTCGTCGACGTCGGCGGACTCGATGGATTGATTCACGTCAGCAAACTCAGCTGGGAACGAATCAAACACCCCAGCGAAGTCATCGAAGAAGGCCAGAACGTCAAGGTGCGCGTCGACAAGATCGACAAGCAGTCCGGCAAAATGTCGCTGACCTATCGCGATTTGCTCGAGAACCCCTGGGACACAGCCGAATCCATGTTCGCCGTCGGATCGGTGCACAAGGGCGAAGTCACCCGGACCGCCGAGTTCGGTGCGTTCGTGCGTCTGACAGCGGGCGTCGAGGGGCTTTGCCACATCAGCGAATTGGCAACGCACCGCGTTTCACGCGTCAGCTCCGTGGTCAACGTTGGCGATGAAGTCGACGTGAAAATCATGAGCTTCGATCGTGATTCCCAAAAAGTTGGGTTGTCGATCAAAGCCGCCACTGCGAAACCCGCCGTGGAAGGGGCAGTGCAGGAAGACGAAGTCATGGAACCTCCACGCGAATTGGCGGTCAAAGCTTCGCATTCCGGACCACTCAAAGGCGGCAACGATCGCCCCAGTGGCGGCGAACGTTTTGGTCTTCGTTGGTAA